The Acetomicrobium sp. S15 = DSM 107314 sequence TTAGAGGAGCTTCTCGGTGACCTCCTCGTTGTTACCGATTATGAGGTCGGTGCTGCGCTCGTGCGAGAGGGAGCCAGATTCCCAATAGTCACGCTCGAGGGTGAAGTCTTTCAACCGTCGGGTGCCGTGAGCGGTGGCAGAGGGCGCGAGGCCAAAGCGATAGAGGTGCATAACGCCCTTCTGAAGGTGAAAAACGAGCTTGCGTCGTTGAAGAAAGCCCTCAGCGAGGAGAGGGAGCGCCTCAAAGCCGCTGAAGAAAAAGAGGCAGCTTTGGCAGCGAAAAAGGAAGAGGCGGAGCGCGTCCTCGAAGAGAGACGAGCTACCCTGGCACAGCTTGAAGCGACTAAAGGCACTTTTTACGCTGAACTCGCTCGCCTTAGCGAGGTAGAGCGCGCGAGAAAGGCGGAGATGAGAGAACTGGGGTCCCTCGTAATGTCCGCTTCGACTCGTCTGAAGGGGATCTACGAGGAACTCGCCGGGCTTCAAGGAATAGAAGCGCCATCGGCTATCAAGGAGCTCGAAGGCGCTTACAGCTTGGCGACAGAGCGTGCGAAATCGTGCGAGGCGATCCATTCCAGGGTTGCGAGCGAACTGACCGATGCCGAAAGGCGCCTTCGTCGCTTAGAAGAAGAGTTGGCTCGCTCTCAGGGGGTTCAGGAGGAAGAAAAAGCTAAACTGAAGGAGATCGGCTTGGAGTGGAAACGCCTCAGGGAGCGGCGCGTTGTGTTGCGGGGGCTCGTTGAGGCGAGCGACGAGATGCTTGCATTGATGGCCAAGAAGGTGACCGGCGCCAGAAGAAGGGCAGAAGCCGCCGAGAAAGATAAAGAGACGCTAGCCAGATCGCTGCAGTCGATCGAGGAAAGGAAGGGCTCGGCCGAACGTGAGCTCGAAAGGATAGTAGATCTGTGGGAGGGGAGCTTCCCATATTCGGAGGCTGATGCGGCAAGCATAGCCGAATCGGCGGAGGCGTTGCGCAGATCTGCGCTGCAGCTCGAGGAGGAGCTTCATTCCTTCGGCGACGTAGATTACGGGGTGCTCTCGGAGGACAATTCACTTTCGCAGCGGATTTCTTATCTCGGACTGGAGTTGAAGGACGTCCTTGACGGTAAGAGGGAGCTCGAGGAATTGATCCGGCTGACAGACCGCCAAGCCGGCGACGTTTTTAAAGGAGCGCTTAAAAAGATCGACGGGCGATTCGACGAACTCTTTCGCCTCCTCCTCGGAGGGGGCGAGGCCCATTTAAGACTTGAGGAGGGTGTATCGCTCTGGGATGCCGGCGTGGAGGTAATCTGCAGGCCGCCGGGCAAGCGGGCGCAACACCTATCCCAGCTTTCGGGCGGGGAGAGATCGCTATCGGCCATAGCTTTCCTTTTGGCCGCCATGGATGAGGCGAATGCCCCGCTTGCGGTCTTGGATGAGGTGGACGCCTCGCTCGATGAAGTCAACGTCAGGCGCTTTGCCGATCTGTTGTGCGAATACGCGAAGAAGATTCAGCTTATTATTATGACACATCGCAGGGTGACAATGGAGGGGGCAGATGTAATCTACGGCGTAACGCTCTCAGAGCCAGGCTTGTCTCAAGTGGTAGGCGTTCAGCTTGAGGAGTGGGTTTAATGGAAGCGACGAGAGATGCGATCCTTTACGGCTTGCTTCATATCTGGCAGCCGCTCAAAGGCCCTCGCGTTTCGGTGGATAGCGTGCTGTTGGCTTGGTATGCGCGCATTAAGCGTGGCGAGCGCGCCATCGAACTCGGAAGTGCCCACGGCGCCGTTTCACTCATATTGGCTAGGCGCTATCCGGAGTGCAGCATAGAGGGGATCGAAATTCAAGAGGAATTGGTGGAACTGGCTCGTCTGAACGCTGCAGAGAACGGTCTGACGGACAGGGTTTCTTTTTACTGCCGCGACCTGCGCCAGGTGCAGCGGTTTTATCGAAATCAGTCTTTTCACGTAGTGGTGGCAAATCCTCCGTATGGCGAGGTTTTATCGAGTCGCGCGAGCCCAGTTTGGTCGGAGGCTGTAGCCAGAGGCGGTCTTCTCTGTTCGTTGGACGATGTTGCGAGGAGCGCAAGCTATCTCTTGCGCCACGGGGGGCGCCTTTACATGGTTTATTCGGCGAGGCGGCTTTCAAGCCTGATGATGGCCCTGAAGGGCCACGGTCTGGAGCCAAAACGGTTGAGGGCCGTGCACCCTAAACCCGAGAGGGAGGCCTCTGTCGTACTCTTGGAGGCGAGAATGAAGGGGGGAGAGGGGTTGACCGTGGAGCCGCCCTTGTACATCTATGATGAATGTGGTAAATATACAAAAGCGCTGCTCTCGGCCTACTCCCTGGAGGGTCAGGCATCTTGCCGCTCATAGTAGTGCCCACTCCCATAGGGAACTTGAGGGACATCACGCTCCGCTCGTTAGACGCCTTAAAAGAAGCGGACATTATCGCCTGCGAAGATACGAGGCGCACCGCGAAGCTCTTGAACCATTACGACATCAAGGCGCCGCTCGTATCCTGCCACGAATATAACGAACGCTCTCGGGTCGAGCCGCTCCTTGAAAGGGTAGAGCAAGGACAAAAAGTAGTCCTGGTGTCAGATGCCGGCATGCCGGCCATATCCGATCCTGGCTATCTGATAATCTCGTCCGCTATAGAGAGGAATCTCGAAGTCGATGTATTGCCAGGCCCTTCTTCGATCCTGCCTGCGCTGCTTCTCTCGGGTTTGTCGCCCGACGCCTTCGTCTTCCTCGGTTTTTTGCCGGAGAAGAAAAAGAAGCGCCGTGTCCTCCTCGGGAAGGTGGCGCTTCTTCCGTGGACTCTGATATTTTATGTTCCCCCACACGACCTGCAGGGCACCTTAGAAGAGATGCTCGAAGCCTTAGGGGATAGAAAAGCTGCCCTCGTCAGGGAGATGAGCAAGCTCTATCAAGAGACGTTGCGAGGGAACATTTCCTATTTGCTTGAGGTTGCGCGGCTCGAGAGCAAAAGAGGCGAGCTCGTCTTGGTCGTAGAGGGGGCAAAGATGGCAGAGACCGCAGAAACGTGGAAAGAAGAGGCTCTGCGTTTAACGAGCGAAAAAAGGAGCGCCAAGGATGTTGTCTCTTTAGTGGCTGAGCGGTATGGTATTACAAAGAGCGCCGTAAAGCGATGGCTTCGAGAATGCGCCGATGAGGAGGGTTAAACTTGGAAGATAAGAAGCGTTTTTTTATCACAACTCCAATATATTATGTTAACGATGTGCCGCATATAGGACACGCCTATACTACCATCGCCGCCGATGTGATGGCCAGATATCATCGCATGAAGGGAGAAGATGTGTTGTTCTCCACCGGCACCGATGAACATGGGCAAAAAATTCAGCGCGCTGCGGCCAATAAGGGGATGACGCCAGAGGAACTCGCCGATAAGACGGTGGATAACTTCAAGGCGCTGTGGCAGAAGCTCAACATCTCCAATGACGACTTCGTTCGAACTACCGAAGAGAGGCACCACAAAACGGTGCAGGCGATATTCAATCTCCTTAAGGGTAAGGGTGACATCTATAAGGGCACGTACGAAGGGTGGTATTGCGTCCCTTGCGAAACCTATGTGCCGGAGAGCCAGATGGGAGAAGGGCGTACCTGCCCGAGTTGCGGCAGACAGCTCGAGATGATGTCGGAGGAGAGCTACTTCTTCCGCATGTCCGCGTATCAGGAACCGCTTTTGAAGTATTACGAGGAAAACCCCGACGCCATACTGCCAGAATCGCGGTATAACGAGATCGTGAGTTTTATAAAGGGAGGCCTGAAGGATCAATCGGTATCTCGGACCACCATATCGTGGGGCATTCCCGTACCAGGCGACGAGAAACATGTGGTCTACGTTTGGTTCGATGCGCTCATAAACTACCTTACGGTCTGCGGCTATCCCGATGACGAGCGTTGGCGCCTATATTGGCCGGAGGTCCGCCATTTGGTCGGTAAAGATATCGCCAGGTTTCACTGCGTCATATGGCCGGCCATGCTCTTGGCCGCGGGGCTGACGCCGCCGAAACAGGTCTTTGCCCACGGCTGGTGGACCGTAGAGGGGGAGAAGATGTCGAAATCCCTCGGCAACGTGGTCGACCCATTCGAGATGGTCGATCTCTACGGCGTAGACCCCTTCCGCTACTTTCTCCTGAGGGAGGTTCCCTTCGGGCTGGACGGCGATTTCTCCGAGCTGGCCATGGTATCGCGCATTAATTCCGATCTCGCCAACGACCTCGGCAACCTCTTGAGCCGCACGTTGCAGATGGTGATCCAGTTTAAAGGAGGGGTAGTGCCGCACTTCGGCGAGGCAGGAGAGCTCGAGCGCGACATCGCCTCTATGGCCGAAAGGAGCTTCGGGGCCGTAGACGTAGCTATGCGCCGCTTCGCCTACGATGAGGCGCTAAAAAATATATGGGCCTTTATAGGGCGCGCCAATAAGTATATCGACGAGACCGAACCGTGGAAACTTGGCAGAGAAGGGAAAGGAGGGCAACTCGACACGGTCCTTTTCACGTTGTGCGAATCACTTCGCCTGATATCCCTTTTGATAGCCCCCTTCATGCCGGATGCTGCGGAGAGGCTTTGGAATCAGTTGGGCCTCCCGTCTTCTCCTCAATCGCTTGGATATGCCGATTTTCGCTGGGGAAACTTTCCGCCGGGGACGGCAGTCAAGAGGGGAAGCTCGCTATTTCCTCGCATAGACCTCAAGCGTTGGGAAGAGAAGAAACGTGAGCGCGACCTGAAGAAGGGGCGACCGGTCGATCCTGGCGAGCACGAAGAAGAGATCTCCATCGATGAATTCAAGAAGGTTGAACTGAGGGTCGCCCGTATTTTGTCTGTCGCTCCCGTGCCGGGCACGGATAAGTTGTATAAGATCGAGGTGGATTTGGGCTACGAGAAGCGCACGATCGTATCGGGGATCAGGGAGCATTATCCCCCTGAGGAGTTGGCCGGAAAGGTCATCATCGTCGTCTGCAACTTGAAGCCGGCGAAATTGCGCGGCATAGAGAGCAAGGGCATGCTTTTGGCTGCGGAAGGGCATGACGGTGGCCTTGCCCTGCTCACGGTCGATAAGGACATTCCGCTCGGCAGCCGCATCCATTGAAGGACATAGGAGTGAACGTCTTGAAGCTCATAGACACGCACTGCCATTTGAACATGCCTCAGTTTAAGGGGCAAATTGAGGCGATAATCGACGAGGCCAAGGCCGTTGGGGTTGAACGTTTTGTATCTGTAGCCTTCGATGAGGCTTCCAGCGATGAGATCGTATCGCTATCCGATCGCTACAAAGAGAGGGAAATTTACGCCTCTGTAGGTGTGCATCCGCACGACTCTAAAAGCGTGGCCAGGGGGATCCCTGAGAGCTTAAAAAGGCTTGCGGCGAAAGATCGCGTGGTAGCCATAGGCGAAACAGGGCTGGACTATCACTATGATCATTCTCCGAGGGGAGTTCAGAGGGAAGTCTTTGCACTCCACATAAACTGGGCTAAAGAGTCGAAAAAGCCATTGATCGTCCACGTAAGGGAAGCTTATCGCGACGCCTTGGATCTCCTGAAGAGCGAGGGAGCGGATGAAGTGGGGGGCGTAGTACACTGTTTTTCCGGCGAAAAGAACGACGCCTTTGCCGCGATCGATATGGGTTTTTATGTATCTTTTGCCGGTCCTCTGACATATCCAAATAGCTTGAGTCTCAAGGAAATAGCTGCCCTTTTGCCCGTAGAGCGCCTGTTGTGCGAGACGGATTCTCCCTATCTTGCTCCTCAAGCGCATAGAGGAAAGACAAACAAGCCGGCTTACGTCCGCTACGTTTACGAAGCTTTGTCCGAGGCAAAAGGCGTGGGGCTTGACGAGCTCGCCATAAGGCTCTGGGACAATGCCAAAGCCCTCTTTCGCTGGGAGGGTTAACCTTGTCCGTTTTTAAGGTAATAGCGAGATGCGAAGAGACTGGCGCCAGGGCCGGTGAACTTTATACTCCCCATGGCGTCGTTGAAACGCCCGCCTTCATGCCCGTGGGCACTCGGGCTGCCGTCAAGACGATGTCGCCCCATGAGCTCGAATTCTTGGGCGTTCAGATGGTTTTGGGTAATACCTACCACCTCTACCTCCGTCCTGGCGTTGACGTGGTAGAGAGAGCCGGCGGCCTTCACCGCTTCATGGGTTGGAGAGGGGGCGTATTGACGGATAGCGGCGGATTTCAGGTTTTCTCCCTTGCTCCCTTTCGTCGCGTGACGGATGAGGGCGTGGAGTTTCAGTCGCACCTGGACGGCAGCCGCCATTTTCTCACCCCTGAAGCCGTAGTTTCCATTCAAGAGCGAATAGGGAGCGATGTAGCCATATGTTTGGACGAGTGCGTTCCCTATCCTGCTACCTATGACGTCTCTCGGAAGGCCGTAGATCGCACGATAGATTGGGCTGTAAGGAGCAAAGCCGCGCATGTCAAGCGTGATCAACTGCTCTTTGCCGTCGTTCAGGGGTCGCTCTTCGAGGAACAGAGGAGGCGTTGCGCTGAGGAGCTTTTGGCGATGGATTTTCCAGGCTATGCGATAGGCGGGCTATCCGTAGGGGAGCCCCATGAAGACATGTACGGCGTCTTGGACCTCTTAAACGGCATCCTGCCGCAGGATAAGCCGCGCTATCTCATGGGCGTCGGCCTTCCCGAAAACATTTTAGCAGCCATATCGCTGGGGGTGGACATGTTCGACTGCGTCCTTCCGACGAGAAATGGGCGCCATGGCTCTGTTTTTACCTCAAAAGGGCGGATTAACGCCAACGCGAGCTACTTCGCCTGCGATTTTTCCCCACTCGACGCAGATTGCGATTGCTATGTCTGCCGACACTTCACCCGCGCATACATCAGGCATCTCCTCAAGGCTGGGGAGGTCTTGGGGGTCAGACTTTGCACCTGGCACAACCTGCACTTTTTTGCCGATCTCGTGCGGAAGGCCAGGAGGGCGATAATAGATGGACGTTTTATGGAGTTCAAGAGGCGCTTCGAGGACGAGTTAAAAGAGGAGTTATCCTCATGAAGCCTCTTATTCTGACGGTGGACAGGTGGAACCCAGACCCTTCTGCTATAAAACGAGCCGCCTCCGTTTTGGCTGATGGCGGGCTTGTGGCTTTTCCTACCGAGACGGTCTACGGTCTCGGTGCTGATGCACTCTTGGGCGAGGCCGTGGCCAAAATATTCGCTGCCAAAGGGCGCCCTGCCGACAATCCGTTGATTGTCCACGTGGTCTCACCGGAAGATGTCGACAGAATAGCTTTCGTCGACGAGCGGGCCGCGCGGCTGATGAAGCTCTTCTGGCCTGGTCCGTTGACGCTCGTTTTGGTGGCCAAGGAGGGTGTGCCTTCGATAACGCGGGCTGGCCTTTCGACGGTGGCTGTGCGCATGCCGTCTCATCCCGTAGCACTCGCTCTGATAGAGGAAGCTCGTTGTCCGGTGGCTGCGCCGAGCGCCAATAGGAGCGGTCGCCCTAGCCCTACCAACGCTCAGACCGTCGTGGACGACCTCAACGGCGCGGTTGACGTGGTCATAGATGCCGGTCCTACCGACGTAGGTGTGGAATCGACGGTAGTGGATGCCACCGGACCCACCCTCGTCCTGCTTCGTCCAGGCGGCCTTCCGGTGGAGGAGTTAATCGCTGTTGAGGATGTCGTCCTGCCTCAGGGAGAAGAGATAAAGAGGCGCTCTCCCGGGACGCGCCACCGCCACTATGCTCCGAGCGTGCCTTTAGTCCTCTGGGGAGAAGACGACAGGGCGTGGAGGGAGATCTTGTCCCAAAACACGGCGGTAGGATATGTGGGGATCAGGAAACCCCCTGTAGCCGTCGCCGTAGAGGTGCGCTTTGGAAGCATCGAGGGTTATGCCAGGGGGCTTTTCAGCGCGCTGCGTTACCTGGAAAAGCGTCATGTAGATATAATTGTGGCCGATTGGCCGGAAGAAAAGGGCCTTGGACTCGCACTGAGAGACAGACTGCGCCGCGCCTCGGCTATGGAAGAGGACGATCTTCCCCTCCCATAGCCTTCTATCGTATGGCCTACATCTCGACTTCGGCGTGCGGATCCCCCTCGCGCGGGACTATGCAAATAAAGCGCAACTCTCCTCCCCCGGCGTTTTCGAACATGTGCTCCATCCCGCCAGGCACGTGGGCCCAGCACCCTTTTTCGAATAGGTATACCGACTCGCCTATGTGAGCGCGCCCATGTCCGTCGATGACGAGTATGTAGTGAGGCCACGGGTGGCTATGCATTGCAATTTGTCTCTTCGGGGGAAGCGTGAAAAATCGCATCACGTAGCCTTCCCAAAACCTCTTCGGCCCGAAGACGATCCTCTTACTCGCTCCCTCAGCCATGTCGGATATATCGATGGGCTTGAGGTCTTCTAATTTGCCGCTGTATATCTCGTTGCCGTTAGACACTACACTCACCCCCTCACATATTTTTACCATGGAAACCTCATCTTAGCCAAGTACTTTTTTGGGTCTTTAGTCCTTACTATTGGGTCTTAGGTCTTAGCCACCGGGGATCGAAGCGCCTTTTAGGGGTTCGGCTCGTCGGCTTTGACTGAAGATAAAGGCAGTGTTATAATATGCATCGGTTCGGGGCGTAGCGCAGTCTGGTTTAGCGCGCCTGGTTCGGGACTAGGAGGTCGGAGGTTCGAATCCTCTCGCCCCGACCAAAGGCTTGAGGGCGGAGGTTTGCATGAGTGCCCAACAAGGTGGTAGCCAGAAACCGAAAGGCGATTCATGATTATTTTATCTTAGAGACGTACGAAGCTGGGATTGTGCTTACTGGCACGGAGATCAAGTCCGTGCGCGAGGGGCGCGTTAACTTGAGAGATGGTTACGCTAAAATCGAGGGCGGAGAGCTGTGGCTTTACAACATCCATATATCGCCCTATGAACGCGGGAGCTTTTACAATCACGATCCCTTGCGCCCGCGGAAGTTGCTCCTCCGGAAAGAGGAGATAAGGCGTTTGCTGGGCAAAACCAAGGAAAAAGGGCTCACGCTGGTGCCTCTTTCTGTGTACATCAAGGATAACCGTTGGGCTAAAGTGGAGATCGCCCTCGCTAAGGGGAAGAAGCAATACGATAAGCGTGCGGCCATAGCCGAGAGAGACGCCCAGAGGGCCATGGAGCGAGCGCGCCGCGTCGCCGTTAGAAATGAGTGAGTTTGGGGGCGTACGGTCTCGACGGCAGGTTGGAGGGCCGCGTGGGTGCGGGCCGAGGTGCCGTAACCTCGTAAAACAGCGGCAACAAAAATAAGTGCCGACGACACGTTTGCACTCGCTGCTTAAGTAGTAAGCAGCACATCCTTAGCGCTTTCGCCGCTTGGGCGCCAAGGATGTCACACAGAGCGGCTTACCTGGCTCCTTAACGCCTCCTAAGGGCCGGGGACACCTCAAGGGGGCTGGAAGGAGGGGCTTTGTCCCCGATAGCCTCTCCTTCGAGATCGCCATCGGGGACTACGCCCGTAGGGCCCGTGCGGTTGGCCCCTGTTGGACCGGGGTTCGATTCCCCGCGCCTCCACCAGAGCACATCAGCCGTAGGTTGGGTAAGTAACAAAAACCCAGTCTACGGCTGATTTTATTAGATTTGACGGTTTCATAAAATCTCATTAAAATACGGTCAATATCAGGTAGTTGGTGGGCACCAATTCGGGCACATCTCAGGTAACCTCGGAATGTGCCCACAAATGGAGGGAAATGCCTGTGTTGACCGATATTCAAGTGCGAAGATTGGCACCTAAGGAAAAACGATATTCGGTCCTGGACGATCGCGGCCTTTACTTGGAAATCTTCCCTAACGGTAACAAATACTGGCGCCTCCGCAAGCGCATCGGTAAAAAGGACGCGAAACGTTCTCTGGGAAAATATCCGGATATTTCTCTTAGGGACGCCAGGCGCATGAGGGATCGGATGATTATAGAGCTTGAGGCTGAAGCTGACGGTGTGCCTTTGTGCGAAACCTTTGATAAAGTCGCCGAGGAATGGCTCGAAAAACGTGTTGTGCCCATACGCACCTATGGGCACATTAGGACAGTTAGGTCCCGATTGGATAGATTGATACTTCCCTATATTGGAGACATTCCCATCAACGACATTTCAGCGCCGGATCTTCTTTCCATCGTCCGCAGGATCGAGAACAGGGGGCAGATTGAAACGGCACACAGGGTCCTCCAGATCTGTGGTCAAATTATAAGGTATGCAATTGCAACCGGACGGGCCGACCATGACCCCTCCGGAGATCTCCGTGGCGCCGTTATACCAAAAAAGAACGTTCATTACCCCACTATAACGGATCCCCAAAAGATTGGAGCTCTTCTGAGGGCCATGGATGCCATCAACGGTTCTCCAATTATCAGAGCCGCCCTGAGATTCCAAGCCTATACTTTCGTTCGTCCTGGCGAGCTCAGGAGGGCAGAGTGGTCAGAAATCGACATTAAGGAAGCCCTCTGGAAAATCCCAGCGGAAAAAATGAAGATGCGGCGGCTTCATCTGGTTCCACTTTCACGACAAGTTCTCGAGATCCTCGATGAGCTCCGCAATCTTACGGGGAAATCTCCCTTTCTTTTCCCGTCTTCCCGAAACTTGGGACGCCCAATGTCTGATGCCACCGTCAACGCTGTGATCCGCCGCATGGGTTATTCTCAGCAGGAGTTTACCGGCCATGGCTTTAGGGGTATGGCTTCAACAATTCTGCACGAACATAAATGGCCTTCAGCCGTGATAGAGCGACAACTGGCCCACGCTGAGAAAAACACCGTCAGCGCAGCCTATAATCACGCGGAATACATAGAAGAACGGACAAAGATGATGCAGTGGTGGGCGGACTGGTTGGATGAGCAGAAATGATCGAGGTGGAAATAATTTCAGGCGTTCAATCTGTTTTTTGTAAAGCAGCTTCTGCATCTTCAGGCAAAAATTGAGTTGTTGGTAGGATGAATGGCCTGTAGGGTCCTGTTGCTGTGAAAGTTCGGATATGCTCTCTTGCTGCACTATAGAGGATAGAAGAGCCGTTGACATAGAGAATCTTATGGAATTCTTTCCTTGTTTCTTCAGACTCAATCGCAGGATAAACAGGAGCATAAAAAATACCAAACATAATCATGTTAAAAAAATATGGGTAGGTTTTCGGGTCCGCTCCCTCTCTTACGTCTAATGACAGATAAAGATGCCATTTCTTTTTATCATCCCCAA is a genomic window containing:
- a CDS encoding L-threonylcarbamoyladenylate synthase, translating into MKPLILTVDRWNPDPSAIKRAASVLADGGLVAFPTETVYGLGADALLGEAVAKIFAAKGRPADNPLIVHVVSPEDVDRIAFVDERAARLMKLFWPGPLTLVLVAKEGVPSITRAGLSTVAVRMPSHPVALALIEEARCPVAAPSANRSGRPSPTNAQTVVDDLNGAVDVVIDAGPTDVGVESTVVDATGPTLVLLRPGGLPVEELIAVEDVVLPQGEEIKRRSPGTRHRHYAPSVPLVLWGEDDRAWREILSQNTAVGYVGIRKPPVAVAVEVRFGSIEGYARGLFSALRYLEKRHVDIIVADWPEEKGLGLALRDRLRRASAMEEDDLPLP
- the metG gene encoding methionine--tRNA ligase; the protein is MEDKKRFFITTPIYYVNDVPHIGHAYTTIAADVMARYHRMKGEDVLFSTGTDEHGQKIQRAAANKGMTPEELADKTVDNFKALWQKLNISNDDFVRTTEERHHKTVQAIFNLLKGKGDIYKGTYEGWYCVPCETYVPESQMGEGRTCPSCGRQLEMMSEESYFFRMSAYQEPLLKYYEENPDAILPESRYNEIVSFIKGGLKDQSVSRTTISWGIPVPGDEKHVVYVWFDALINYLTVCGYPDDERWRLYWPEVRHLVGKDIARFHCVIWPAMLLAAGLTPPKQVFAHGWWTVEGEKMSKSLGNVVDPFEMVDLYGVDPFRYFLLREVPFGLDGDFSELAMVSRINSDLANDLGNLLSRTLQMVIQFKGGVVPHFGEAGELERDIASMAERSFGAVDVAMRRFAYDEALKNIWAFIGRANKYIDETEPWKLGREGKGGQLDTVLFTLCESLRLISLLIAPFMPDAAERLWNQLGLPSSPQSLGYADFRWGNFPPGTAVKRGSSLFPRIDLKRWEEKKRERDLKKGRPVDPGEHEEEISIDEFKKVELRVARILSVAPVPGTDKLYKIEVDLGYEKRTIVSGIREHYPPEELAGKVIIVVCNLKPAKLRGIESKGMLLAAEGHDGGLALLTVDKDIPLGSRIH
- a CDS encoding tyrosine-type recombinase/integrase, which encodes MLTDIQVRRLAPKEKRYSVLDDRGLYLEIFPNGNKYWRLRKRIGKKDAKRSLGKYPDISLRDARRMRDRMIIELEAEADGVPLCETFDKVAEEWLEKRVVPIRTYGHIRTVRSRLDRLILPYIGDIPINDISAPDLLSIVRRIENRGQIETAHRVLQICGQIIRYAIATGRADHDPSGDLRGAVIPKKNVHYPTITDPQKIGALLRAMDAINGSPIIRAALRFQAYTFVRPGELRRAEWSEIDIKEALWKIPAEKMKMRRLHLVPLSRQVLEILDELRNLTGKSPFLFPSSRNLGRPMSDATVNAVIRRMGYSQQEFTGHGFRGMASTILHEHKWPSAVIERQLAHAEKNTVSAAYNHAEYIEERTKMMQWWADWLDEQK
- the smpB gene encoding SsrA-binding protein SmpB codes for the protein MPNKVVARNRKAIHDYFILETYEAGIVLTGTEIKSVREGRVNLRDGYAKIEGGELWLYNIHISPYERGSFYNHDPLRPRKLLLRKEEIRRLLGKTKEKGLTLVPLSVYIKDNRWAKVEIALAKGKKQYDKRAAIAERDAQRAMERARRVAVRNE
- a CDS encoding cupin domain-containing protein; the encoded protein is MSNGNEIYSGKLEDLKPIDISDMAEGASKRIVFGPKRFWEGYVMRFFTLPPKRQIAMHSHPWPHYILVIDGHGRAHIGESVYLFEKGCWAHVPGGMEHMFENAGGGELRFICIVPREGDPHAEVEM
- a CDS encoding tRNA1(Val) (adenine(37)-N6)-methyltransferase: MEATRDAILYGLLHIWQPLKGPRVSVDSVLLAWYARIKRGERAIELGSAHGAVSLILARRYPECSIEGIEIQEELVELARLNAAENGLTDRVSFYCRDLRQVQRFYRNQSFHVVVANPPYGEVLSSRASPVWSEAVARGGLLCSLDDVARSASYLLRHGGRLYMVYSARRLSSLMMALKGHGLEPKRLRAVHPKPEREASVVLLEARMKGGEGLTVEPPLYIYDECGKYTKALLSAYSLEGQASCRS
- the rsmI gene encoding 16S rRNA (cytidine(1402)-2'-O)-methyltransferase; this encodes MPLIVVPTPIGNLRDITLRSLDALKEADIIACEDTRRTAKLLNHYDIKAPLVSCHEYNERSRVEPLLERVEQGQKVVLVSDAGMPAISDPGYLIISSAIERNLEVDVLPGPSSILPALLLSGLSPDAFVFLGFLPEKKKKRRVLLGKVALLPWTLIFYVPPHDLQGTLEEMLEALGDRKAALVREMSKLYQETLRGNISYLLEVARLESKRGELVLVVEGAKMAETAETWKEEALRLTSEKRSAKDVVSLVAERYGITKSAVKRWLRECADEEG
- a CDS encoding protein-export chaperone SecB; translation: MKKEHRKPDLPFALLHNFIIFSMLKANPEFSPENFEVPDIDVKVSMLPVGDDKKKWHLYLSLDVREGADPKTYPYFFNMIMFGIFYAPVYPAIESEETRKEFHKILYVNGSSILYSAAREHIRTFTATGPYRPFILPTTQFLPEDAEAALQKTD
- a CDS encoding TatD family hydrolase; this encodes MKLIDTHCHLNMPQFKGQIEAIIDEAKAVGVERFVSVAFDEASSDEIVSLSDRYKEREIYASVGVHPHDSKSVARGIPESLKRLAAKDRVVAIGETGLDYHYDHSPRGVQREVFALHINWAKESKKPLIVHVREAYRDALDLLKSEGADEVGGVVHCFSGEKNDAFAAIDMGFYVSFAGPLTYPNSLSLKEIAALLPVERLLCETDSPYLAPQAHRGKTNKPAYVRYVYEALSEAKGVGLDELAIRLWDNAKALFRWEG
- the tgt gene encoding tRNA guanosine(34) transglycosylase Tgt, encoding MSVFKVIARCEETGARAGELYTPHGVVETPAFMPVGTRAAVKTMSPHELEFLGVQMVLGNTYHLYLRPGVDVVERAGGLHRFMGWRGGVLTDSGGFQVFSLAPFRRVTDEGVEFQSHLDGSRHFLTPEAVVSIQERIGSDVAICLDECVPYPATYDVSRKAVDRTIDWAVRSKAAHVKRDQLLFAVVQGSLFEEQRRRCAEELLAMDFPGYAIGGLSVGEPHEDMYGVLDLLNGILPQDKPRYLMGVGLPENILAAISLGVDMFDCVLPTRNGRHGSVFTSKGRINANASYFACDFSPLDADCDCYVCRHFTRAYIRHLLKAGEVLGVRLCTWHNLHFFADLVRKARRAIIDGRFMEFKRRFEDELKEELSS